A genomic window from Sparus aurata chromosome 14, fSpaAur1.1, whole genome shotgun sequence includes:
- the pdzrn4 gene encoding PDZ domain-containing RING finger protein 4 isoform X2 — translation MALAKLRPATPPVPDICPFLLSDSCHSIHTMEHEFYECPEYLSNTPAEVERTEEYEYEEVELCRQNSQEKLGLTLCYRTDDEEDTGIYVSQVEPNSIAARDGRIKEGDRILQINGCEVQDREKAVALLSSEDARSIILLVTRPEIQLEDEVWLDEEQQQLVEELKMEILEERRKQRERIFDRGDEHQAEEEMTTDTATCSSNNQDKDSGFGRSTGSPEHQPLLTRLNRRTPAHCLRDRWRAEHPHTSRGTVVPQDTQGPRTLSKGQGHEGVRNGGGGILGLENRFQQLLELKCQIRNGGECGVYSIRHSIECSLTEQGGEDVDDVDGVGGENGVEQELRMLNEELRNIELECQSIMQAHQLRQANQLNASQPASSPGRSPKDKRHGRLADIHEYPERSDSDKIREKDSSSAYNTAESARSTPLGMERSPDHSLQRHISITNQKNLRLASSTPSSPIPIPKPQSTPSHSRPADPGSVISSSPDQSNPSRSESDPALPADDERCEKKGKTRDSRRGLPYGSSYQTTPYTGQGGSRQLQSYMQLLQQHSSLEYSQSQLSLLSVCRDPGNRSGRPGEPRLEWKVKVRADGTRYVARRPARDRILRERALRIREERSGGMTTDDDAMSEMKMGRYWSKEERKQHLARAREQRKRREFMQKSRLECLKEGPASGAEGRKEINILELSHKKMMKKRNKKILDNWMTIQELMSHGARVPEGSKVHNAFLSVTTV, via the exons tTGCCATTCCATCCACACTATGGAGCACGAGTTTTATGAATGTCCAGAGTACCTGTCCAATACCCCAGCTGAGGTGGAGAGGACTGAAGAGTATGAGTATGAG GAGGTGGAGCTGTGCAGGCAGAACAGCCAGGAGAAGCTTGGCTTGACGCTGTGCTACAGGACTGATGATGAGGAGGACACCGGCATCTATGTCAGCCAg GTGGAGCCAAACAGCATAGCAGCCAGAGATGGACGTATCAAGGAAGGAGACCGTAttctacag ATTAATGGCTGCGAAGTGCAAGACCGAGAGAAAGCCGTTGCCTTGCTGTCAAGTGAAGACGCCAGGAGCATCATACTACTGGTGACAAGACCAGAAAtccag CTGGAGGATGAGGTATGGCTTgatgaggagcagcagcagcttgtggaggagctgaagatgGAGatcctggaggagaggaggaagcagagggagcGCATCTTTGACAGGGGAGATGAG CATCAAGCTGAAGAAGAGATGACCACAGATACCGCTACCTGTTCCTCCAACAATCAAGACAAAGACAGTGGGTTTGGACGCAGCACAGGCAGTCCGGAGCACCAACCATTGCTCACTAGACTCAACAGGAGGACCCCTGCTCATTGCCTGAGGGACCGATGGCGAGCAGAGCATCCACACACAAGCCGAGGGACTGTAGTGCCGCAGGACACCCAGGGTCCGAGGACATTGTCCAAAGGCCAAGGTCATGAAGGTGTTCGCAATGGTGGAGGTGGGATCCTAGGTTTAGAGAATCGCTTCCAACAGCTCTTGGAGCTCAAGTGTCAAATCAGGAACGGAGGCGAGTGTGGGGTGTACTCCATTCGACACAGTATAGAGTGTAGTCTCACtgagcagggaggagaggatgtaGATGACGTAGATGGTGTTGGAGGAGAGAATGGAGTGGAGCAGGAGTTGAGGATGTTAAATGAGGAACTGCGCAACATTGAGCTCGAGTGCCAGAGCATCATGCAAGCGCATCAGCTCCGCCAGGCCAACCAGCTGAACGCCTCACAACCCGCGTCCTCACCTGGACGGAGCCCCAAAGACAAGCGACACGGCAGGTTGGCCGACATCCACGAATACCCGGAAAGGTCAGACAGCGACAAGATCCGAGAGAAGGACAGCTCCAGTGCCTACAACACAGCGGAGAGTGCACGGTCGACACCACTAGGTATGGAGAGATCTCCCGATCACTCActgcagagacacatcagcatcACCAACCAGAAAAACCTCAGACTGGCTTCCTCTACACCCTCCAGCCCCATCCCTATCCCCAAGCCCCAGAGTACACCCAGTCATAGCAGACCAGCAGACCCAGGCTCTGTTATCTCCAGCAGCCCAGATCAGAGCAACCCTTCCCGGTCTGAGTCGGATCCCGCCCTTCCTGCAGATGATGAGaggtgtgaaaaaaaagggaagaccAGAGATTCCAGGAGGGGGCTTCCCTATGGATCTTCTTATCAGACAACCCCCTATACAGGCCAGGGAGGATCCCGGCAACTTCAG AGCTACATGCAGCTGCTACAGCAGCACTCATCCCTGGAGTATTCCCAGAGCCAGCTGAGCCTGCTCAGTGTCTGTCGAGATCCCGGGAACCGGAGTGGGCGCCCTGGGGAACCCCGTCTAGAGTGGAAGGTCAAAGTTCGTGCTGATGGCACTCGTTACGTGGCCCGGAGGCCTGCTCGTGACCGCATTCTGAGAGAACGAGCGCTAAGGATccgagaggagaggagcggagGCATGACCACAGATGACGACGCTATGAGCGAGATGAAGATGGGCCGTTACTGGagcaaagaggagaggaagcagcaCTTGGCACGGGCCagggagcagaggaagaggagggagttCATGCAAAAGAGCCGCCTCGAGTGTCTAAAAGAGGGGCCAGCCAGTGGAGCCGAGGGCAGGAAGGAGATCAATATCTTGGAGCTAAGTCACAAAAAGATGATGAAGAAACGGAACAAAAAGATCCTGGATAACTGGATGACCATCCAGGAGCTCATGAGCCATGGGGCGAGAGTCCCCGAAGGCTCAAAAGTACATAATGCCTTCCTATCTGTCACAACCGTCTAG